A genomic stretch from Neodiprion fabricii isolate iyNeoFabr1 chromosome 3, iyNeoFabr1.1, whole genome shotgun sequence includes:
- the LOC124178726 gene encoding PHAF1 protein CG7083 isoform X1 — protein MLELEVVPERSLGCEQWEFILGMHFSQSVAIIQSQVGIIRGVQVLYSDTNPLEVDLVINLPHDGVRLIFDPVAQRLKIIEIYNMKLVKLKYCGLPFNSPEVLPSIEQIEHSFGATHPGVYDSDKQVQLRLCSVFVLNFRGLSFYFPIDSKFQPGYAHGLGSLRFSNGASPLVAKTAIYVGNNVATGTAGGGEEHSPKTSPPPLPLVCYHNNLYLDKAEVIRDKIRTRGLKLHLFTEGGSATRVLLEPKKHRFTKEVWFGDSCEDVLSALGAPSRVFFKAEDKMRIHSPHAHKRDKTRRSDFFYNYFTLGLDVLFDAKTQWVKKFVLHTNYPGHYNFNMYHRCEFTLNLPPETNGASDSGKLIDVSPSPVTITAYTKWDRVSEQLKASARPVVLNRASSTNTTNPFGCTFCYGVRDVIVEVMANQHIASVTLYETA, from the exons ATGCTGGAGCTTGAGGTGGTACCCGAGAGGTCTCTCGGTTGTGAGCAGTGGGAATTTATTTTAG GAATGCATTTCTCTCAATCTGTAGCAATAATACAATCACAAGTGGGCATTATAAGGGGAGTACAAGTTCTTTACAGTGATACT aatCCATTAGAAGTAGACTTAGTAATAAATTTACCACATGACGGGGTACGACTTATATTCGATCCAGTCGCGCAGAGGttgaaaattatagaaatatataatatgaagCTAGTTAAACTTAAATATTGTGGTCTGCCTTTCAATTCACCAGAGGTACTTCCATCTATTGAACAAATAGAACATTCGTTTGGGGCTACTCATCCTGGCGTCTACGACAGTGACAAACAGGTACAATTGAGATTATGCAGT GTGTTCGTTCTGAATTTCAGAGGACTGTCGTTCTACTTCCCAATAGATTCTAAATTTCAACCAGGCTATGCACATGGCTTGGGATCCTTACGATTCTCTAACGGAGCTTCACCACTGGTGGCTAAAACTGCTATTTATGTTGGAAATAATGTTGCTACTGGAACTGCTGGCGGAGGAGAAGAACATAGTCCCAAAACATCTCCTCCACCTTTACCACTC GTCTGCTACCATAACAACTTGTATTTGGACAAGGCAGAAGTAATTAGAGATAAAATTCGAACCCGTGGTTTAAAATTGCATCTCTTCACGGAGGGAGGCTCAGCAACAAGGGTTCTATTGGAGCCTAAAAAACATCGTTTTACCAAAGAG GTATGGTTCGGGGATTCGTGTGAAGATGTGTTGAGTGCTCTTGGGGCGCCTTCTCGAGTATTTTTCAAAGCAGAGGACAAAATGAGAATCCACAGTCCCCATGCGCATAAGCGGGACAAAACCAGGCGTTCAGATTTCTTTTACAATTACTTTACCCTTGGACTG GACGTTTTGTTCGATGCCAAGACGCagtgggtaaaaaaatttgtactgCACACAAATTATCCAGGGcattataatttcaatatgTACCATCGTTGTGAATTCACTTTGAATCTACCACCGGAAACAAATGGCGCATCCGATTCTGGAAAACTCATTGACGTTTCTCCATCCCCAGTAACA ATCACTGCCTACACTAAATGGGACAGAGTAAGCGAGCAGTTAAAGGCTAGTGCGCGACCCGTTGTATTAAATCGCGCATCTTCGACCAACACTACAAATCCATTTGGATGCACGTTTTGCTATGGCGTTCGCGATGTGATCGTAGAAGTAATGGCTAATCAACATATTGCCAGTGTTACGTTATATGAGACGGCGTGA
- the LOC124178726 gene encoding PHAF1 protein CG7083 isoform X2, with protein sequence MLELEVVPERSLGCEQWEFILGMHFSQSVAIIQSQVGIIRGVQVLYSDTNPLEVDLVINLPHDGVRLIFDPVAQRLKIIEIYNMKLVKLKYCGLPFNSPEVLPSIEQIEHSFGATHPGVYDSDKQVFVLNFRGLSFYFPIDSKFQPGYAHGLGSLRFSNGASPLVAKTAIYVGNNVATGTAGGGEEHSPKTSPPPLPLVCYHNNLYLDKAEVIRDKIRTRGLKLHLFTEGGSATRVLLEPKKHRFTKEVWFGDSCEDVLSALGAPSRVFFKAEDKMRIHSPHAHKRDKTRRSDFFYNYFTLGLDVLFDAKTQWVKKFVLHTNYPGHYNFNMYHRCEFTLNLPPETNGASDSGKLIDVSPSPVTITAYTKWDRVSEQLKASARPVVLNRASSTNTTNPFGCTFCYGVRDVIVEVMANQHIASVTLYETA encoded by the exons ATGCTGGAGCTTGAGGTGGTACCCGAGAGGTCTCTCGGTTGTGAGCAGTGGGAATTTATTTTAG GAATGCATTTCTCTCAATCTGTAGCAATAATACAATCACAAGTGGGCATTATAAGGGGAGTACAAGTTCTTTACAGTGATACT aatCCATTAGAAGTAGACTTAGTAATAAATTTACCACATGACGGGGTACGACTTATATTCGATCCAGTCGCGCAGAGGttgaaaattatagaaatatataatatgaagCTAGTTAAACTTAAATATTGTGGTCTGCCTTTCAATTCACCAGAGGTACTTCCATCTATTGAACAAATAGAACATTCGTTTGGGGCTACTCATCCTGGCGTCTACGACAGTGACAAACAG GTGTTCGTTCTGAATTTCAGAGGACTGTCGTTCTACTTCCCAATAGATTCTAAATTTCAACCAGGCTATGCACATGGCTTGGGATCCTTACGATTCTCTAACGGAGCTTCACCACTGGTGGCTAAAACTGCTATTTATGTTGGAAATAATGTTGCTACTGGAACTGCTGGCGGAGGAGAAGAACATAGTCCCAAAACATCTCCTCCACCTTTACCACTC GTCTGCTACCATAACAACTTGTATTTGGACAAGGCAGAAGTAATTAGAGATAAAATTCGAACCCGTGGTTTAAAATTGCATCTCTTCACGGAGGGAGGCTCAGCAACAAGGGTTCTATTGGAGCCTAAAAAACATCGTTTTACCAAAGAG GTATGGTTCGGGGATTCGTGTGAAGATGTGTTGAGTGCTCTTGGGGCGCCTTCTCGAGTATTTTTCAAAGCAGAGGACAAAATGAGAATCCACAGTCCCCATGCGCATAAGCGGGACAAAACCAGGCGTTCAGATTTCTTTTACAATTACTTTACCCTTGGACTG GACGTTTTGTTCGATGCCAAGACGCagtgggtaaaaaaatttgtactgCACACAAATTATCCAGGGcattataatttcaatatgTACCATCGTTGTGAATTCACTTTGAATCTACCACCGGAAACAAATGGCGCATCCGATTCTGGAAAACTCATTGACGTTTCTCCATCCCCAGTAACA ATCACTGCCTACACTAAATGGGACAGAGTAAGCGAGCAGTTAAAGGCTAGTGCGCGACCCGTTGTATTAAATCGCGCATCTTCGACCAACACTACAAATCCATTTGGATGCACGTTTTGCTATGGCGTTCGCGATGTGATCGTAGAAGTAATGGCTAATCAACATATTGCCAGTGTTACGTTATATGAGACGGCGTGA
- the LOC124178725 gene encoding phosphoenolpyruvate carboxykinase [GTP]-like, which translates to MSTFRYTSSGLPIARNIVHFKHFSTFKNSKIISYPNLRFNIQCQRKTFYSRNFSTLRKDIVLRQGFGSSTILTLDRRYSEQVQKMPDFVEKYYPQVSDVVTHATKFSTSTEGIYDHIKGVQVTSRLAKPLAPRIRAYLEECVALCCPDKVYVCDGSEEENLQLLKLLEKKGTIKALPKYENCWLAKTNPADVARVESRTFISTDERSKTIPTPRDGVKGTLGNWMSPEDMNKAVLQRFPGCMKGRTMYVVPFSMGPVGSNLSKLGIEITDSAYVVCSMRVMTRMGSAVLDCLGNDEFVKCLHSVGTPASNATHPVMSSWPCDPERTIILHKPATNDIVSYGSGYGGNSLLGKKCFALRIGSTIARDEGWLAEHMLILGITNPKGRKRYIAAAFPSACGKTNMAMMQPTLPGYKVECVGDDIAWMKFDKEGKLRAINPENGFFGVAPGTSTLSNPNAMKTVFKNTIFTNVAATSDGGVFWEGMENELEENVEVEDWLGNKWMRSSKTPAAHPNSRFCTPAKQCPIIDPDWENPEGVPIDAILFGGRRPEGVPLVYQARCWQHGVFIGATMRSEATAAAEHKAKVIMNDPFAMRPFFGYNFGHYLQHWLSMADVPNAQLPAIFHVNWFRKGADGKFLWPGFGENSRVLDWILRRVDGADIAVESPIGLLPRPGTLNLDGLKISIDTNALFDLPREFWQREAAELREYLEDQVNVDLPQEIRTQLNILAGKVANI; encoded by the exons ATGTCAACGTTCAGGTACACTTCGTCCGGGTTACCGATAGCCCGAAACATAGTTCACTTCAAGCATTTCTCCACCTTCAAGAATTCGAAGATCATCAGCTACCCGAACTTGAGATTCAATATCCAATGTCAGAGGAAGACCTTCTACAGTCGTAATTTTTCGACTCTTCGAAAGGACATCGTCCTGCGGCAGGGCTTTGGTTCATCAACGATTTTGACACTTGACAGACGTTACTCTGAACAAGTTCAGAAGATGCCGGATTTCGTGGAAAAATACTATCCGCA AGTGTCCGACGTGGTTACCCACGCCACGAAGTTTTCAACATCCACCGAGGGTATCTACGATCATATAAAGGGCGTTCAAGTCACGAGCCGGTTAGCGAAGCCTCTCGCACCGAGGATCCGAGCTTACTTAGAAGAGTGCGTCGCACTTTGTTGTCCCGATAAAGTTTACGTCTGCGATGGAAGTGAGGAGGAGAATCTGCAGCTGCTCAAACTACTcgagaaaaaaggaacaatCAAAGCTTTACCTAAATACGAAAATTG CTGGTTGGCAAAGACGAATCCCGCCGACGTTGCACGTGTGGAGAGCAGGACCTTCATAAGCACGGATGAGAGAAGCAAAACCATTCCAACCCCGCGTGACGGGGTCAAGGGAACCCTGGGGAATTGGATGTCACCGGAGGACATGAACAAGGCTGTGCTTCAGCGTTTTCCCGGCTGCATGAAAG GTCGTACCATGTACGTCGTTCCCTTCAGCATGGGCCCCGTAGGCTCAAACTTGTCGAAGTTAGGCATCGAGATCACGGATTCCGCCTACGTTGTTTGCTCGATGCGAGTGATGACCAGGATGGGCAGTGCCGTTCTTGACTGCCTGGGCAACGACGAGTTTGTTAAGTGTCTCCATTCCGTCGGAACCCCGGCGAGCAACGCGACTCACCCCGTGATGTCCTCTTGGCCTTGCGATCCGGAAAGGACGATAATCCTCCACAAACCAGCAACAAACGATATCGTCTCTTACGGCAGTGGCTACGGGGGCAACTCTCTTCTCGGAAAGAAGTGCTTTGCCCTCAGAATCGGTTCGACGATCGCCAGGGACGAGGGATGGCTCGCCGAGCACATGCTG ATCTTAGGAATCACGAACCCCAAGGGCAGGAAGCGCTACATTGCAGCCGCCTTTCCCAGCGCGTGCGGAAAGACAAACATGGCCATGATGCAGCCGACACTTCCCGGGTACAAGGTGGAGTGCGTGGGGGACGATATTGCCTGGATGAAGTTCGACAAGGAGGGAAAATTGCGGGCGATCAATCCTGAGAACGGTTTTTTCGGCGTGGCACCGGGCACCAGTACCCTCAGCAATCCAAACGCGATGAAAACAGTCTTTAAGAACACGATTTTCACGAACGTTGCTGCCACTAGCGATGGCGGTGTGTTCTGGGAAGGCATGGAAAACGAGCTAGAGGAGAACGTGGAG GTCGAGGATTGGCTAGGCAACAAGTGGATGAGAAGCTCGAAGACACCAGCTGCCCACCCTAATTCGAGGTTTTGCACACCCGCGAAACAGTGTCCTATTATAGACCCGGACTGGGAAAATCCCGAGGGGGTGCCAATTGACGCCATATTGTTTGGTGGCCGAAGGCCAGAGGGGGTTCCACTTGTCTATCAAGCTAGATGTTGGCAGCACGGAGTCTTCATTGGTGCAACAATGCGCTCTGAGGCTACCGCCGCAGCGGAACACAAA GCCAAAGTCATCATGAATGATCCTTTTGCGATGCGGCCCTTCTTCGGCTATAACTTCGGCCACTACCTCCAGCACTGGCTGAGTATGGCCGATGTACCAAACGCGCAACTACCCGCCATATTCCATGTGAATTGGTTCAGGAAAGGAGCCGATGGAAAGTTTCTCTGGCCAGGTTTCGGTGAAAATTCCCGGGTCCTCGACTGGATCTTACGACGAGTTGATGGAGCTGATATCGCCGTCGAATCACCGATCGGTCTTCTACCTAGACCTGGTACTCTTAATTTGGATGGTCTGAAGATTTCCATTGACACAAATGCTCTGTTCGATCTCCCTCGCGAGTTTTGGCAACGCGAAGCTGCCGAGCTCAGAGAATACCTCGAGGATCAGGTCAACGTGGATTTGCCGCAAGAAATCAGAACACAACTGAACATTCTTGCGGGAAAAGTCGCCAACATTTAA